Proteins from a genomic interval of Polaribacter sp. Q13:
- a CDS encoding 1,4-dihydroxy-2-naphthoyl-CoA synthase, with the protein MIQPEWKTVKEYEDITYKKCNGVARIAFNRPNVRNAFRPKTTKELYDAFYDAGEDVNIGVVLLSAEGPSTKDGVYSFCSGGDQKARGHQGYVGEDGYHRLNILEVQRLIRFMPKAVIAVVPGWAVGGGHSLHVVCDLTLASKEHAIFKQTDADVTSFDGGYGSAYLAKMVGQKRAREIFFLGRNYSAQEAYDMGMVNAVIPHEELEDTAYEWAQEILAKSPTSIKMLKFAMNLTDDGMVGQQVFAGEATRLAYMTDEAKEGRDAFLEKRKPNFPKKWIP; encoded by the coding sequence ATGATACAACCCGAGTGGAAAACTGTTAAAGAATACGAAGACATTACCTATAAGAAGTGTAATGGAGTTGCTAGAATAGCGTTTAATAGGCCTAATGTTAGAAATGCTTTTAGACCTAAAACAACCAAAGAATTATACGATGCTTTTTATGATGCAGGAGAAGATGTAAACATTGGTGTGGTACTACTTTCTGCAGAAGGGCCCAGCACCAAAGATGGTGTGTATTCTTTTTGTTCTGGAGGTGATCAAAAAGCGCGTGGACATCAAGGTTATGTTGGTGAAGATGGGTATCACAGGTTAAATATTTTAGAAGTACAACGTTTAATAAGGTTTATGCCAAAAGCTGTAATTGCAGTGGTTCCGGGTTGGGCAGTTGGTGGCGGACATAGTTTACATGTGGTTTGCGATTTAACTTTGGCTTCTAAAGAACATGCAATTTTTAAACAAACAGATGCCGATGTAACTTCTTTTGATGGTGGTTATGGTTCTGCTTATTTGGCAAAAATGGTAGGGCAAAAAAGAGCTCGTGAAATTTTCTTTTTAGGAAGAAATTATTCTGCACAAGAAGCGTATGATATGGGCATGGTAAATGCCGTTATTCCGCATGAAGAATTAGAAGATACGGCTTATGAATGGGCGCAAGAAATATTAGCTAAAAGTCCGACTTCTATAAAAATGTTAAAGTTTGCCATGAATTTAACAGATGATGGTATGGTTGGTCAGCAAGTTTTTGCTGGTGAAGCTACCCGTTTAGCATATATGACTGATGAAGCAAAAGAAGGAAGAGATGCTTTTCTTGAAAAGAGAAAACCAAACTTTCCTAAAAAATGGATACCATAA
- the purU gene encoding formyltetrahydrofolate deformylase translates to MKPQVVSFLIKCPDQKGLVAKITSFFYENGFNILSSQQYVNSLENSYFMRVRLDAEGTDISKETLENNFSKLATPLNMDWSVNYCDKKQNVAIMVSHTSHNLYDLLERSKEGRLDCNVKMIISNHNKLRYVADMFNVPFYHLPVTKETKRDQEDQIVQLLDANEVDLVIMARYMQILSSDFIKHYPERIINIHHSFLPAFQGANPYKKAYERGVKLIGATAHYATVDLDEGPIIEQDVKPITHESTPITLKRIGADIEKLVLAKAVKNHLNHQIIVSGNRAIVFPEAGE, encoded by the coding sequence ATGAAACCACAAGTAGTATCTTTTTTAATAAAATGTCCGGATCAAAAAGGATTGGTAGCAAAAATTACCAGTTTTTTTTATGAAAACGGATTCAATATTTTAAGTTCTCAGCAGTATGTAAATTCACTTGAGAACTCCTATTTTATGAGAGTCCGTTTAGATGCAGAGGGAACGGATATCTCTAAGGAAACACTAGAAAATAATTTTTCGAAATTGGCAACACCATTAAACATGGATTGGTCTGTAAATTATTGCGATAAAAAACAAAATGTAGCCATTATGGTTTCGCACACAAGTCATAATTTATATGATTTGTTAGAACGATCTAAAGAAGGACGTTTAGATTGTAATGTAAAAATGATTATCAGTAATCATAACAAATTAAGGTATGTAGCAGATATGTTTAATGTACCTTTTTATCATTTACCAGTTACAAAAGAGACCAAAAGAGATCAAGAAGATCAAATTGTACAATTGTTAGACGCTAATGAGGTAGATTTAGTAATTATGGCAAGGTATATGCAGATTTTATCTTCGGATTTTATTAAACATTATCCTGAGAGAATTATTAATATTCATCATTCATTTCTACCTGCTTTTCAAGGAGCAAATCCGTATAAAAAAGCGTATGAAAGAGGTGTGAAACTAATTGGAGCAACGGCGCATTATGCAACTGTAGATTTAGATGAAGGGCCAATTATAGAGCAAGACGTAAAACCAATAACGCATGAAAGTACACCAATAACCTTAAAAAGAATTGGTGCAGATATAGAAAAATTGGTATTGGCAAAAGCAGTAAAAAATCACTTGAATCATCAAATAATTGTTTCAGGAAATAGAGCTATTGTTTTTCCGGAGGCAGGAGAATAA
- a CDS encoding fumarylacetoacetate hydrolase family protein codes for MKIICIGRNYAKHIEELANERPENPVVFLKPDSAILPRKNPFFIPPFSDDVHYEVEVLVKINKVGKHIDAKFAHKYYDEIGLGIDFTARDVQAKCKEKGLPWEKAKAFDGSAVVGEFYPKEDFDLENLQFQLYKNDKLVQDGNTNAMLWKTDELISYVSQYFTIKKGDIIFTGTPAGVGKVVENDNLKGVIEGKEAFNIRVK; via the coding sequence ATGAAAATAATTTGTATTGGGCGCAATTACGCAAAACATATAGAAGAATTAGCAAATGAAAGACCAGAAAACCCTGTAGTTTTTTTAAAACCAGATTCTGCTATTTTACCAAGAAAAAATCCATTTTTTATTCCACCTTTTTCAGATGATGTTCATTATGAAGTTGAGGTTTTGGTGAAAATAAATAAAGTGGGTAAACATATTGATGCCAAATTTGCACATAAGTATTACGATGAAATTGGATTAGGAATCGATTTTACGGCAAGAGATGTACAAGCAAAATGTAAAGAAAAAGGATTGCCTTGGGAAAAAGCAAAAGCTTTTGACGGAAGTGCCGTTGTTGGAGAGTTTTATCCGAAGGAAGATTTTGATTTGGAGAATTTACAGTTTCAATTGTATAAAAATGATAAACTTGTTCAAGACGGAAATACCAATGCAATGCTATGGAAAACCGATGAACTAATTTCGTATGTTTCTCAATACTTTACCATTAAAAAAGGAGATATTATTTTTACAGGTACACCAGCAGGTGTTGGTAAAGTTGTAGAAAATGATAATTTAAAAGGAGTTATTGAAGGAAAAGAAGCTTTTAATATAAGGGTAAAGTAG